The Desulfatibacillum aliphaticivorans DSM 15576 nucleotide sequence CTACGGCCGGGCGCTGCGTTACTTGTGCTCGGACGAGATCGCAGCCGAAGGCAGCGGCGTGAACACCTCGGGCTACAAGCTGAGCGCCTTTGTGATCGGCGCGTTTTGGGCGGGCATGGCCGGAACTTTGTTTGCAGGCAAGATTACCTTTATTTCGCCCACCAGCTTCACTTTCGCCGAGTCCGTAACCCTGTTCATGATCGTCATCCTAGGCGGATCGGGGTACATTCCCGGCGTGATTTTAGGCGCTTTGCTTGTTGTGGGGCTTCCGGAAATCTTCCAGGATTTTCAAAAATGGAGAATGCTTGTATTCGGCATTGTGCTGGTGATCATGATGGTTTTAAGGCCCCAGGGCATTATGCCGCCCAAACCGCCCAAATATCCCATACACAAAGTGGATGAAAGGGAGGTGACGCTATGAGCCTCCTGAAACTGGACGGAGTGGTGAAAACATTCGGCGGTTTGACCGCTGTGGATGAGGTCTCTTTTGAGGTGCCCAAGGGCTCGATTTTCGGGCTTATAGGCCCTAATGGGGCAGGCAAGACCACCGTGTTCAACCTGATCACCGGAAATTACAAACCGGACCGGGGCGCGGTCGTCTTTAACGGCGAGAACATCACGGGCAGAATCACGCACAAGATCGTGGAGCTTGGCGTCGCCAGGACTTTCCAGACAATCCGGCTGTTCCAGGAGATGTCCGTGCTGGAAAACGTGCTGGCCGGATGCCATTGCCGCATGACTTCCGGCCCCATATCCGCCATGTTCCGGCTTCCCAAAGCCCGCCGGGAGGAAAAAAAGACTCTGGGCAAGGCCCTGGCCGAACTTCGGTTCACCGGCCTGGAGGCTCAGGCGGAGAATCTGGCCAAGAATCTTTCCTACGGCAACCAGCGGCTTTTGGAAATCGCCCGGGCTTTGGCTACGGACCCGCAACTGCTCATTCTGGACGAGCCCGCCGGCGGCATGAACGAGCAGGAAACCGCGGCTTTGGTGGAATTGATTTTCCAGATTCAACAGCGCGGCATCACCGTGCTTTTGATCGAGCACGACATGAGCCTGGTCATGAAAGCCTGCGAGTATCTTGTGGTTATAGAATACGGCAAGAAAATCGCCGAAGGAACTCCGGACGTGGTGAAAAAAGACCCCAAGGTTATCGAAGCCTACCTGGGCAGCGATGAAGATGATTTTTAGGGAGCGCCCATGCTTTTAGATATTAAAAACCTGCACGTCAAATACGGCAATGTGGAGGCCCTGCACGGCATCGACGTCGAGGTCGAAGAAGGGGAGATCGTCACCCTGTTGGGCGCCAACGGCGCGGGAAAAACCACCACCCTGAACGCCATCTCCGGCCTGGTCAACGTGACCAAAGGGGAGATTGTATTCAGCGGCGAGGCCCTGCACAAACTTCCGGCCCACAAGGTGGTGACCCGCAAAATCACCCAATCGCCCGAAGGCCGCCGGGTTTTCGGCGTATTGACCGTCCAGGAAAACCTGAATTTAGGAGCCTTTACGTCCAAAAATAAAGAGAGGGTTGCAAAAAGCCTGGAATGGATCTATGAGCTTTTTCCTCGTCTGGCGGAGCGCAGGACCCAGTTGGCCGGGACCCTGTCCGGCGGCGAGCAGCAGATGCTGGCCATCGGCAGGGCTCTCATGTCCAACCCTAAGCTCTTGCTTTTGGACGAGCCCAGCCTGGGTCTTGCGCCAGTGCTGGTGAACCAGATTTTTAAGACGGTTCGTCAAATCAATCAGGCCGGCGTTACGGTCATGCTGGTGGAGCAGAACGCCCGCATGGCCCTTAAGCTGGCCCATCGGGGGTACGTGATGGAGGTGGGGAAAATAGTCATGGCCGATTCGGCCCAAGCGTTGTTGAAAAACCCCGATGTGCTCCAAGCCTATCTGGGAGGAGCCGAGTGATCCGAAAGGAGTAAAAATGGCTGATATGGATGACAGGAAGATTAGGCAGGCTGCCGCGGAACTGGCTGCACAATGGCAGGACCGTGCGAATAAACTCCTGACTCGAGAAGAAAAAGCCATTCAGGAGCAAATGCTCAAGCTTCTGACCCACCCGTCTGACAAAGTGGTTCTCACCAAAATGATCGATCAGTGTTTTCGATCGCATGACAACGACCGGGTGGCCGACCAAGTCAACCATCTCCTTACGGATTTCGGCGTGCCCGGGTTTTTCTCCCGGGTGGAAAAACTGCTTATTCAAATGTTCATGGGCCTGGGACGCCACTTCCCGGACGTGGCCGTGCCCAGAATGGTTAAGCAAATGCGCCAGTCCTCGTCCCGGGCTATTATCCCGGGCGAGGTCGAGCCTTTGCACAAGCACCTGGAAAAGCGCAAGAACCAGGGCGTGCGCATGAATATCAACCACCTTGGCGAAGCGGTCCTGGGCGAGGAGGAGGCCCACCACAGGCTGGTCAC carries:
- a CDS encoding ABC transporter ATP-binding protein, with protein sequence MSLLKLDGVVKTFGGLTAVDEVSFEVPKGSIFGLIGPNGAGKTTVFNLITGNYKPDRGAVVFNGENITGRITHKIVELGVARTFQTIRLFQEMSVLENVLAGCHCRMTSGPISAMFRLPKARREEKKTLGKALAELRFTGLEAQAENLAKNLSYGNQRLLEIARALATDPQLLILDEPAGGMNEQETAALVELIFQIQQRGITVLLIEHDMSLVMKACEYLVVIEYGKKIAEGTPDVVKKDPKVIEAYLGSDEDDF
- a CDS encoding ABC transporter ATP-binding protein codes for the protein MLLDIKNLHVKYGNVEALHGIDVEVEEGEIVTLLGANGAGKTTTLNAISGLVNVTKGEIVFSGEALHKLPAHKVVTRKITQSPEGRRVFGVLTVQENLNLGAFTSKNKERVAKSLEWIYELFPRLAERRTQLAGTLSGGEQQMLAIGRALMSNPKLLLLDEPSLGLAPVLVNQIFKTVRQINQAGVTVMLVEQNARMALKLAHRGYVMEVGKIVMADSAQALLKNPDVLQAYLGGAE